A window from Candidatus Poseidoniia archaeon encodes these proteins:
- a CDS encoding M20/M25/M40 family metallo-hydrolase: MLKPLAAAFLFLLPALAGCLDSDEARPLSADDLQVAPQLLTGGEFQPLVLTARQTLAVYIPYLLLNPATGYIQNSTVVDLALGETVQLQVLAPPRIDSAWLFIGESGRQHWPARDPGESWEAWVARGMPAATMVERVPQAAGLDALNASRDSGAGRVVPLRVPVVRPQSPAYALEEGGRFATGVVDGRSVFNTIRKITDDTLAPDPYDGAAGYLDRWAGQGNHAYEDAAQFLIRELESYGLEVQAHRFEFTDIFGNQNPEAYNICGYRYGTLYPDEWLVFGAHFDVAPPTNAGLLDPHVTGSRSYGTRVGAYDNTAGTSMVLNVAEAMSDFASRRTMVFCLWSGEEGGKRGSDYWTEHYVKGDRPEVTVTNYVNLDMAGVNWPGGGGAPHGDPDPQPAESGYPKDTEIWPLRLYIGPSEDYDAVNQPGMVQLARWVGADAINVSAQMDVLVGNASDAASTWKYDVWLRQERPEVIVYEDTTARSDHASFQENLGTITLGYGGLVDGYWCYHQTCDTLEEMTEWMDNSEPARPYGNNATGEENIVNSLDIITWWALYMFFHLDEKPVLNTYLD; the protein is encoded by the coding sequence ATGCTAAAGCCATTGGCGGCCGCGTTCCTGTTCCTGCTCCCCGCGCTGGCGGGCTGTCTCGACAGCGACGAGGCGCGACCGCTCTCTGCCGACGACCTGCAGGTCGCGCCGCAGCTTCTGACCGGCGGCGAGTTTCAGCCGTTGGTGCTGACCGCGCGGCAGACGCTGGCGGTCTACATTCCTTACTTGCTGCTCAACCCGGCGACCGGCTACATCCAGAACTCGACCGTGGTCGACCTGGCGCTGGGCGAGACGGTGCAGTTGCAGGTGCTCGCGCCGCCGCGAATTGACTCGGCCTGGCTGTTCATCGGCGAGAGCGGCCGCCAGCACTGGCCGGCGCGCGACCCCGGTGAGAGCTGGGAGGCGTGGGTCGCGCGCGGGATGCCTGCGGCGACGATGGTCGAGCGCGTCCCGCAGGCGGCGGGGCTTGACGCGCTCAACGCATCGCGCGATAGCGGCGCCGGCCGCGTCGTCCCGCTGCGCGTCCCGGTCGTGCGGCCGCAGTCGCCCGCGTATGCGCTGGAAGAGGGCGGTCGCTTTGCGACCGGGGTCGTCGATGGACGCTCGGTCTTCAACACGATTCGCAAGATAACTGACGACACGCTGGCGCCCGACCCCTACGACGGGGCGGCGGGCTACCTGGACCGCTGGGCGGGGCAGGGTAACCACGCCTACGAGGACGCGGCGCAGTTCCTGATTCGCGAGCTTGAATCCTACGGGCTCGAGGTGCAGGCGCACCGCTTCGAGTTCACCGACATCTTTGGCAACCAGAACCCGGAGGCGTACAACATCTGCGGCTACCGCTACGGCACGCTCTACCCCGACGAGTGGCTCGTCTTCGGCGCGCATTTCGACGTCGCGCCGCCAACCAACGCCGGGCTGCTCGACCCACACGTCACCGGCAGCCGCAGCTACGGCACGCGCGTCGGCGCGTACGACAACACCGCCGGCACCAGCATGGTGCTGAACGTGGCCGAGGCGATGAGCGACTTCGCCAGCCGCCGCACGATGGTCTTCTGCCTCTGGTCGGGCGAGGAGGGGGGCAAGCGCGGCAGCGACTACTGGACCGAGCATTACGTCAAGGGCGACCGTCCCGAAGTCACCGTGACGAACTACGTCAACCTCGACATGGCGGGGGTCAACTGGCCCGGCGGAGGCGGCGCCCCGCACGGCGACCCGGACCCGCAGCCGGCGGAGTCCGGCTACCCCAAGGATACCGAAATCTGGCCACTACGGCTCTACATCGGGCCGTCGGAGGACTACGACGCGGTCAACCAGCCCGGCATGGTGCAGCTGGCGCGCTGGGTCGGCGCTGACGCCATCAACGTCTCGGCGCAGATGGACGTACTGGTCGGCAACGCGAGCGACGCCGCGTCAACCTGGAAATACGATGTCTGGCTGCGACAGGAGCGCCCCGAGGTTATCGTCTACGAAGACACCACGGCCCGCAGCGACCACGCTTCCTTCCAGGAAAATCTGGGCACCATCACCCTCGGCTACGGCGGGCTGGTTGACGGCTACTGGTGCTACCACCAGACCTGCGACACGCTCGAGGAGATGACCGAGTGGATGGATAACTCCGAACCGGCCCGCCCCTACGGCAACAACGCCACCGGAGAAGAAAACATCGTCAATTCGCTGGACATTATCACCTGGTGGGCGCTCTACATGTTCTTCCACCTTGACGAGAAGCCGGTGCTGAATACCTACCTTGACTGA